The following coding sequences are from one Cydia splendana chromosome 15, ilCydSple1.2, whole genome shotgun sequence window:
- the LOC134797391 gene encoding serine protease 1-like, whose protein sequence is MDLVVVCALVGLVCGKSVGSHVDLDYHNHVGIPAAKRIKAHELEMHQSIRISGGAPARIGQYPFFGGILITMIDDTQSVCGSTLLSNTRAVTAAHCWRTTFSQAKLFTVIYDSIFLFTGGTRVSTSDVEVHEDYNSTTIYNDIAIIKHAWVDFNSAIHSIPIAIGEDSYVGQWAQAIGFGRTSDSPIIPHDRFLSHVFVQVIKNEECELTYGPVVINSTLCVATTGGRSTCNGDSGGPLVVDNKLIGVTSFGHAGDCTRGYPTGFTRVNCFAAWINDRL, encoded by the exons GTGTGGAAAATCAGTGGGATCTCATGTGGATTTGGACTATCATAACCATGTGGGTATTCCTGCCGCGAAGCGGATTAAAGCCCATGAGTTGGAAATGCACCAAAGTATTAGGATTTCAGGGGGAGCGCCGGCTAGGATTGGACAATATCCGTTCTTT GGCGGTATCCTAATCACAATGATCGACGACACCCAATCCGTCTGCGGGTCCACATTACTCAGCAACACGCGAGCCGTCACCGCCGCTCACTGCTGGCGGACCACCTTCTCCCAAGCCAAGCTCTTCACCGTCATCTATGACTCCATCTTTCTGTTCACCGGGGGCACCAGGGTTTCCACCAGCGACGTTGAAGTGCATGAGGACTACAATTCGACCACGATTTATAATGATATTGCTATCATTAAGCATGCCTGGGTAGATTTCAACA GTGCCATACATTCCATCCCCATCGCCATTGGTGAAGACTCCTATGTCGGCCAGTGGGCTCAGGCAATAGGCTTCGGCAGAACCAGTGATAGTC CTATCATTCCGCACGACCGCTTCCTCTCACACGTGTTCGTGCAAGTGATAAAAAATGAGGAGTGCGAACTGACCTACGGTCCCGTTGTCATTAACTCTACCCTCTGCGTGGCGACGACTGGGGGGAGGAGCACTTGTAATGGGGACTCAGGAGGGCCGCTCGTTGTGGATAATAAGCTG ATCGGCGTGACGTCCTTCGGACACGCAGGGGACTGCACGCGCGGCTACCCGACTGGCTTCACGCGAGTCAACTGTTTTGCTGCCTGGATCAATGATCGTCTCTAA
- the LOC134797390 gene encoding brachyurin-like produces the protein MKILVAFALISLVAGKAVIDSPVELDYHGKIGIPVAARLKAAEEAQDFDGSRIVGGSPAAVGDYPFIGGLVITLTTGQTSVCGSSLISSTRSITAAHCWSTLTHQAAAFTVVLGSSLLFSGGTRVTTSDVESHSSWNGLLPVNDIAIIRFPAIALTNAIQPIAVASGSNTFVGSTAYAAGFGLTNDGGAITTNQFLSHVSVTVVDNSVCTAVYTIVNVRTSTLCTSTTGGRGTCGGDSGGPLVVDNQLVGITSFGHRDGCEVGYPAGFTRVTSFADWIQDRMA, from the exons ATGAAGATCCTGGTTGCGTTCGCATTGATAAGTTTGGTGGCCGGGAAGGCAGTTATAGACTCCCCGGTGGAGCTCGACTACCATGGAAAGATCGGCATTCCTGTCGCGGCTCGCCTCAAGGCGGCTGAAGAGGCGCAGGACTTCGATGGATCCAGGATCGTAGGAGGATCCCCGGCGGCTGTGGGAGACTATCCGTTCATC GGCGGTCTAGTGATTACCCTAACAACCGGTCAGACCTCCGTCTGCGGCTCCTCTCTCATCTCCTCTACCCGCTCCATCACCGCTGCCCACTGCTGGAGCACCCTGACCCACCAAGCCGCAGCCTTCACCGTGGTCCTCGGCTCTAGCCTGCTCTTCTCTGGTGGCACCAGGGTCACCACCAGCGACGTGGAGTCGCATAGCAGCTGGAATGGTCTTTTGCCTGTGAATGATATTGCGATCATTAGGTTCCCAGCGATTGCTTTGACTA ACGCTATCCAGCCCATTGCGGTCGCCTCAGGCAGCAACACCTTCGTTGGCAGCACCGCCTATGCTGCTGGCTTCGGTCTCACTAATGATG GTGGCGCGATCACGACGAACCAGTTCCTCTCGCACGTGTCCGTCACAGTGGTGGACAACTCCGTGTGCACGGCTGTATACACCATCGTGAACGTGCGCACATCCACGCTCTGCACTTCTACCACTGGTGGCCGAGGGACTTGTGGTGGTGACTCTGGCGGTCCTCTAGTCGTTGACAACCAGCTG GTCGGTATAACCTCCTTCGGGCACCGTGACGGCTGCGAGGTCGGCTACCCCGCGGGCTTCACGCGCGTGACCTCTTTCGCTGACTGGATCCAGGATCGAATGGCGTAA